Proteins from a genomic interval of Periophthalmus magnuspinnatus isolate fPerMag1 chromosome 11, fPerMag1.2.pri, whole genome shotgun sequence:
- the rpl14 gene encoding 60S ribosomal protein L14 — translation MVFTRFVEIGRVAYVSFGPHAGKLVAIVDVIDQNRALVDGPCTGVKRQAMPFKCMQLTNYVIKVPHSARQKFVRRAWEKAQINEKWSETSWAKKIEAKQKRAKMTDFDRYKVMKAKRMRNKIIKHEVKKLQKEAAKK, via the exons ATG GTGTTCACCCGCTTTGTTGAGATTGGCCGCGTTGCTTACGTCTCCTTTGGACCCCATGCTGGCAAACTGGTGGCCATTGTAGATGTCATCGACCAGAACAGG GCTCTTGTAGATGGACCTTGCACAGGTGTGAAGAGGCAAGCCATGCCCTTCAAGTGCATGCAGCTCACAAACTATGTGATCAAAGTCCCCCACAG TGCTCGACAGAAGTTTGTCAGGAGAGCCTGGGAGAAGGCCCAGATCAACGAGAAGTGGTCAGAAACCAGCTGGGCCAAGAAGATCGAGGCAAAACAGAAG AGGGCCAAAATGACGGACTTCGACCGCTACAAGGTCATGAAGGCCAAGAGAATG AGGAACAAGATTATCAAGCATGAAGTGAAGAAGCTTCAGAAGGAGGCTGCAAAGAAATGA